In Bifidobacterium adolescentis ATCC 15703, the sequence GGTTGTTGCGCACGCCCATTTCGATATCGCCCTCGTAGTCGACGATGTCAAGCAATCCTTCAAGGTAATCGGCAGCGATGTCAGCTTCGTCATTGAGCTGATCGATGGTTTTCTCAGCATCCTGCGCCATGGTGTTTTACTCCTTTGAGCGGGGTTCGTATTATTTCAAGTCTACTGAAAGTCTACTGAAAGTCTACTGATTGGGTTGTATCATATGGGCGATTCGCCCGATACAAAAGCGGTGTGTCCTGCGTTTCACGTGAAACACAGGACACACACTTGATGTTATTTCTTCTTCTTCTTTTTGCGGCTTGGCTGCTGACGCTGGAAGCCGTTCTTTTCCTTCGCCTCCGCGGCCTTCTTGGCTTTCTGCAGCTCCTCCTCTTCGAGGGACGGCAGACCGGCCTTGGCGCGGCGGGCGTTCTCGTGGGCGTGGTCGCGCTTTTCCTTCGCTTCGGCGGCCGGGGATCCCGGAGTCGGGAAGACGTGGATCTGCCAGACGGAACGCAGCAGGTTGCAGATGTTGTTGGTCAACCAGTACACCAGCACTGCGAACGGCATGGCGACGCCGGAGAAGATGTACATGATCGGGAACATCCACAGCATCATCTTCTGCATCATTTCAGTCTGCTTGTTCGCAGCGCTCTGGGCCATGTTGCGCTTCATGCTGTTGTACTGCATGAGCCACAGGCAGAAGCACATCAACGCCACGAAGATGCCGATGATGATCTTGCCGTGGATGTCGGCGGTGGTGAAGTTCTCGGCCACGTTCACGCCGAACACGTTGGTGGAGGTGAACTGCTTGGCGGTGGCGATGTCGAAGGCGCCGAGGCCGGAACCGTTCCTGAACTTGCCACGGGCGATGTATGGAATGGCCGACAGGGTGTAGAACATGCACATGAACACAGGACCCTGCACGAACATAGGCAGCATCGACGTGCAGCCGCCCATCGGGTTCGCGTCGTTGTCCTGGTAGAGCTTCATCATCTCGCGTTGCAAAGCCTCTTTGCTGGCGGGATCGTT encodes:
- the yidC gene encoding membrane protein insertase YidC, producing MNQDQFLLDSGFWGWLYKLLYPVEWLMTQIMAGFHRFMVMLGMNEIGFSWVMSIVFLVIVVQACVFPLFYKSMKGMRKMQAQMAVLQPKMQRIQNKYKGKNDPASKEALQREMMKLYQDNDANPMGGCTSMLPMFVQGPVFMCMFYTLSAIPYIARGKFRNGSGLGAFDIATAKQFTSTNVFGVNVAENFTTADIHGKIIIGIFVALMCFCLWLMQYNSMKRNMAQSAANKQTEMMQKMMLWMFPIMYIFSGVAMPFAVLVYWLTNNICNLLRSVWQIHVFPTPGSPAAEAKEKRDHAHENARRAKAGLPSLEEEELQKAKKAAEAKEKNGFQRQQPSRKKKKKK